Proteins found in one Deltaproteobacteria bacterium CG11_big_fil_rev_8_21_14_0_20_42_23 genomic segment:
- the xth gene encoding exodeoxyribonuclease III, with amino-acid sequence MKLISWNVNGIRAVLRKNFHDFMNTHQPDILCLQETKANKEQVDIDYEEYHHYWNSGKRPGYSGTLLLTKQKPLEVHFGMNLPEHDEEGRVITALYKDFILVNVYTPNSGDKLQRLGYRQVWDKVFVEYLDALQKKKPVILCGDLNVARNEIDLARPDQNHNSAGFTDEEREGVERLFAAGFLDTFREFHPDEPDHYTWWSYRTAARKRNVGWRIDYFCVSAALKTGLKAADIHCDVLGSDHCPVGLTLNV; translated from the coding sequence ATGAAGCTTATCTCTTGGAATGTAAATGGAATTCGAGCCGTTTTGCGCAAAAATTTCCACGATTTTATGAATACTCATCAGCCGGATATTCTTTGTTTGCAAGAAACTAAGGCCAACAAAGAACAAGTGGATATCGATTACGAAGAATACCATCACTATTGGAATTCGGGAAAACGTCCGGGCTATTCAGGCACTCTTTTGCTGACAAAGCAAAAACCACTCGAAGTTCACTTTGGGATGAATCTTCCTGAACATGATGAAGAAGGCAGGGTGATTACCGCTTTGTACAAAGATTTTATTTTGGTGAATGTGTATACACCAAATTCTGGAGATAAACTTCAGCGTCTTGGCTATCGTCAAGTATGGGATAAAGTATTTGTTGAATATCTTGATGCATTACAAAAGAAAAAACCCGTCATTCTCTGCGGTGATTTAAATGTAGCAAGAAATGAAATTGACTTGGCGCGGCCTGATCAAAACCACAACAGCGCTGGTTTTACCGACGAAGAGCGAGAAGGTGTGGAAAGACTTTTTGCTGCGGGATTTTTGGATACCTTTCGTGAATTTCATCCGGATGAGCCAGACCATTACACATGGTGGTCGTACAGAACTGCTGCGAGAAAACGAAATGTTGGGTGGAGAATTGATTATTTTTGCGTTTCGGCTGCTTTAAAAACTGGGCTTAAAGCTGCTGACATTCACTGCGATGTATTGGGTTCTGATCATTGTCCAGTTGGATTAACCTTAAATGTTTGA